The following is a genomic window from Aphelocoma coerulescens isolate FSJ_1873_10779 chromosome 5, UR_Acoe_1.0, whole genome shotgun sequence.
acAGGGAGGTAGAATAAACCCTCGCATGGCCCTCCACCTGctgaggcagcaggagaggccGTGGGGCCTCTGCCAGAGTCTTTGAACACATCCTCTTCTCCTTAAAGGAGCAGATTCGTAACCCAGCTTGTTCTGTGCAGTGAAGGGGAGTGAGGCCAACGGCGCTAGAGAGGTGCAGGGGCTCTTCTgggcctcagggaaacatcacGGCGCCGAGAGGCCTCTGCTTCACTCCGGACGTCACTCTGTACTTGGGCCTTGCTGGAGCCAGGGGCCACATAGGTGAGAGGCCCAGCTCCTGTTTTTCTCAACCAGCCCCGTCAATTCTTCGCTGACTTCCAGCAAGTCTGCAGCACATCTGGCCTTCAGCGCAGTGACCGAGCACTGGAGCACATTGcccagaggttgtggagtctccctcgcCGGAGATAGTCAAGAGCCCTCCGAACGCAATGCTTTGCAATGCACAGCAGGAAGggcctgctggagcagccctggacaAGATGATCTCACCGGTGGTCCTTTCAAATGGGAACTCGTCTGGGATCCTGAGATCGGCATCTTTGCACAAGGGGAAGCTCTCAGAGGGAAAATGGACCCTAAGACAGAGCTGGGGGCAGTCACAGTCCAGGTGGTAATGGGACTCTCTctcacaaggcccctggccacGGCCTCTTCAGCCTCATCGGCTTGGACTCCCCGAGCGTGCTTTTGCTCTGGAGGACAGGTGTGGCAGCAATTCCCAGGGCCGATTGAGCAGTGCCTTCTCCATGTTCTGCACGCTCAGGTCTGTGTCAGCTCCTCCCTGAGGACTAGATTCTGCACACAGACCCCAGAGAACACAAAAAGGAATGGCAGTATTTGCTCTTGCGTGCTCCCCGAGCCGCGTAGCCAACCTGGTCATCACTGGATGCAGTGCTGAGGAGACTGTTGGGAcgacactgctgctgctgctgtcgaTGGCAGAGTGCTGCTGCACAGcgctttcccttccctctctgtaTCCCACActctcccctcttttcccctgtaCTATCAGGTGGttctctgctgccagctgccagtCCCACAAGCACAGCATCAAGCAGGCAAACCTCTTTCAAGGATCATTTTTGAGGATTCTTCTTAACCACTTTCGCAGGTCCATATACTCGCTCATCGCCTGTGAATGGGCAGCCGGATCCATCACCATGTGATGGAAGAGATTGCACGTCCTGGCCATTTGCACCTCTGGGGGCAAACTGATCTCCCCAGGGAGCCTCTGGTTGCCCAAAATAAAGTGGTTGAGGCATCTCACTTCCACGCTTAAGCGCAGGCTCTCGCTGATATCCACCAGTCGCCTCACGAAATCTCTCCTGCGCCACCGTGACACAGGTGTGATGTTCAGGAGGTGCATAACAATGGTCTTTGTGGTGTAGGTGGAAATGCCTAAGCCCAGCTGAAGACGGGTGAAGAACTGCAGGCATTTGAGGTGCAAGCTGTCAGGGGGGGCCAGCCTGGCAATGTACTTGAAGAACTTCACCTCTGCCACAGCGTAGGTCTCAGGCCACGTTGTGCTTGGGGTGCAGGCCTGTCTAGGCTGGCTGCTCACAAAGACGTCCGAGTCGCCTTGCCGCACCCCGAAGAGCACCTCAATCCGGAAGCTTTCTCTGCCCTTGGTCACCTGGAATTGGCAGGAGCgtttggagggcagcagcactAAACGCCAGGCGTGCGACTGAGGCAAAGCTGGCCAGACGGCTCTCACCAGCTGGTAGAACCAGCGGGCTGTTTTCTGCACATCGAGGTAGGCGCCGGTGCACAGGGTGTGAAGGAGGCTGGGATCCTGATTCCTCCTCAGCTCCTCCTCGGGgtggtgcaggaagcacagCATCTTCTcaccctgctgctccctcgTGCAGGTGCACTCCAGCTGCACACGGACACGGAAGTTCCTCACGTGCCTCTGCCCCTCAGTGTCCAGCTCCAGGTGGAAGGTGTGCCCTCGGGGAGGAGTCATGGGCACGAGCACGCGGTACACAACATCCTGCTCGCGGGGACTCCAACCTTcaaaggcactgcccaccccaATGGCTCGTTGCAGGACCGGGTAGAAACTGCCAGACAAGACGTGGCCAAAGTAAATTGTGAAATTGGTCATCAGTTCAGTTGTCCACTCACAGCCGTTCTGCAGGTCCTGTACAGGCCACTGTATGCGCTCCATTAAAATCCTTCCTCTGTTATCTTCAATATCACGCTGTCCTCCTTCGGCTTCACGTGCATCATTATTGttgttttctgcatttgcaGCCGCAATGACAACTTCATTTCCAGCACCATCTTCGTTTGCAGCACCACCGCCGACTTCCTCTACGTTGCCATCATCATTGTTGTCTTCCTCCCGATTCGCATCATTGTTGTCTTCCTCTTCATTTCCAACAGCTTCTTCTTCATTTGCATCCACATTTCTCACTTCCTCCTCATTTGCAccattgttttcttcttcaggctCCTCTCTCCTCAGGCTCCTTTCCCTCCAGATAAACCATAGGGCcgagagaaggagcaggagcccAGCAACGGCCCAAACCTGCCAGTGTTGCAAGGCAGACCAGAGCAGCTCTCGCCAGGCCCCTCCCCTCTGCTTCAGGGTGAGCTGATCCACTTCCCATTCCAGAAGAGTCTTCTCCACTTCCTGGCTTATCGCACGTGCTTCCATGCGCAGACGCATCGCCTCGTCCAATCCATCACCCACGGGCTGCAGGTACTGGACTAGGCTTTGCAAGAGCAAGAACCACAATACCAAGGGACCCATGGTCTGCAGGAGGATGGAGAGAAGGCCTTGAGTGGggcggggagggaggcagccggcagtgggggcagcagggacgggAATGACAGGGGCCTGGGGCCAGGAAGGACAGGGCCCCAGACAGCTGGCAGGCAGCAAGGCCTGTCccgctgccccagcagcagcagcagcagcagcagcagcagcagcaccgtgcctgcccaaggctctcccgtgaggggctgtccctgccctgtgcaggcGGAGAACCCTCCCCCGGGTGCAGCGTTTCTgccccagcccttgtccccagcccagcctccccgCCACGTGTGCACTCACCGCTTGCCCAAGCAATACAGGGCCAGCGTTACCTGCTGGGGCCTTTGATAGCtgcccccattgtgacacaTCGCCCGTGATGTCACAGGAGCCACAGCACATcacagccaggccagccccaccctttgtgcccagcccagctcagccactCAGAGTGGCCCTGGTGAACTGCTTAAGGCTGCTTTTGAGTGAATCTTCTTCTAAGAACTTCCCTTGGTCtttcctttgtctttcttaTCAGCTGCCCTCCACTGCCAGTCTCATAGATACCCATGTTGGAAGGCACCCTCGAGGATCATTGAGTCTAAGCCTTGACTCCACACTGGTTCAGCCACACTTAAATCTCTGAGTTGTCgaggttgaaaaagaccctgAAGATCGCACAGTCCAACTGCAAACTTAATGCTGCCTACTCCACCAATCAGCCAActccccaaatgccacatccacacaacGTTTAAACCTTTCTGAGGTGCTGACTCAgccatttccctgggcagcctgtttgcAAGCTTGAGACCCTCTTTATTGAAGGAATATTTCCTAGAGATCCAATCTAAAGCTCCCgtggtgcaacttgaggtcatttcctctGCTCACATTGCTTGTTCCCTGGGCTAATAGAATGACCCCCACCTAGCTACAACCTCCCTTCAGGGACCACCTGCACTGTGTCAGGAGCTTGGGCTGTGAAAGCAGCTCCTCGCAGAAGAGAGGAAGGTGATGCTTTTGCACTGGCATtcctgtgatccagtgggaccAAACGGGTTGTCGCTGGGCAGGAGAGTTTCAGGCTGCCAGGAAGCGTTTCCACGTGAGGAGAACCTTTCTGCCAAATACATCAACCAAGGGAAGCCACGCCCTTccaagcagaagggaaaaaatcagaattttcctTGTAGAAAATGGAAAGGTTTGGAGTGCAAGTCAGTGCTGGAATGTGCCCGCATGTCCGTGTGGGTTTTGCTAAGCTGCAAGGCCAGACGGGGAAGATGGGATCCCTGCACCCAAAGGTTACGCTGCAGCCAAAAAGGGTATTAAGTAAAAGAATGAAAGTTGTTGGTTCTGTCCTCTGTTTGCTGTTATCTGTGGCTTGGGTTTGTTCCGGTGGATCTGTTGGCTGTTGCtgagtgctgggagaggggcagggctgAAGAGCTGACCGAAAAAGGAGGGCGGatgagaggggaggggacagaaaagTAAGCGGTGCTTAGAGAATGGAAGTTCCTGAGAAGCCGTCCCATGGGAAACGGGACAGGGACCTCCCCCGGCTGCGAAAGGgtaggaaaagcagcagttttgtTGGAGGGGGTGTGTGCTCGGCTCAGCTGACTCGTTACAAATAACCAGTTTGCTCTTGCTTCCAAGAATTTGTCCGCACTCCAATGCATCGGAAAGTAACGAGTGGAAGGCTAGAGAAGAACGCTGCCTGTGCTCCTGATCCCTTCAACACTCAGCGCAAGGAGCTTGAGTGTGGGCCGGCTTCTCCTTGAGGACGCGTCCGTCCGTGCTGGCTGAAGCCCCGTCTCCCTTCTGGCTGGGTTCCCCTTGCAGAGCCTCAGCCCCGTTGTGTCCGGGCCCctggggaggtgggagagtGCCAGGGGAGAGGTGCGCGCCGTGTAAGCATTGCCCCTGTCTGGTGCCCCTGGGGAGGTGCGTGCGGTGCCGGCGGTGCCCCTGTCCCTTATGTCGCCGTGTTCAGGTGGGCGCGGAGAGGACgggggctcctgcctgccccgCGTCCTGTCTGCCTGTggggcctgtgccagggcagccgggctgtgactgcagccgtgTGTCCCCCTCTCGCTGTGCCcggcactgccggccctgcTCCCGGAGCCCTGTCCCCGGGCAGAGCCGTTCCCTCGCCGGGCGCAGCCCCATGGGGGGCTCCCCATGCtgcggcctggcctggccccagAGCAGGAAGGCCCCTGCGGGTGGCACCGGGCTGGCGGCGTGTCCCCAGCCGGCTGCGCCCGGGCAGCGGCCTCAGCCGTGCGGGATGCAGAGCTGCGGGAGCCCACGGCTCTGTGCCGGCCGCACACCggagctcccagctccagctggcagcGCCTCAGCGCCCTGTGCCCTCCCGCCCCGACAGCCGCACCAGGCCCTGCTTGCTGCCCTCATGGTGCCACTCGTGGCCCCAGTGCTCTCCAAGGGCTTCTCCGGGGGCACCTTCCTGCGGCCTTTCCGTCCCCGCACGAGGCCCACCAGCAACCCGCAGAGGGGCTGTTTCCAAGGGCCTACAGGCCCAGCACCAGGGGCAGAGGCTTCCCGCTGACAGAGGGAGGGGTTAGGCTGGACATGTGGAAGAACCTCTTGGCTCTGaggctgctgaggccctggcccacgctgcccacagaagctgtggctgccccatccctggcagtgttccaggccagcttggatggggcttggagcaacctggcctagtggaaggtgtccctgccctcggcagcagggttggaacaagatgatgtttaaGGAGCCTTCCAAGCCCAAGCccttgtgtgattctgtgatcacagggcctggggacagctggccTTGATTTCTGATGAGAACCACTTCAGCCCTGTAAGTTTGGTTGAGTTCAAGGAGACTCTTGACGAGCCCACATTCCCAGTGCATGAGATTTACCAatgctctgggtctggctgagatCAACAAAGTCTTGCACCATCCAGATTCTGCAATATTGCATTTTATTGAAGCAACAGCAAACCAGTTTCTGGCTTGCCCCTCATAAATGCACTGACTATAGAGCATTAATAGGTGTCACGAGGGATAGTGACACTAAGTAGGTAtactgtatatatgtatatacaataTCTTGTAAATTCTATATTGTTAGTGTTTAAATAGAattaccttttaaaatattgatcATTATTTTTATCATGATGTAATAATTAGATATTTTGTGTCTTTGATATTATTTATACTGGtatatgtttttgttttattatatttaCTATTATAGATGATTATCAATAAActttataatatataatatgtcTACTCTATGTCTTTATatctatgaaataaaaatctagATTTTTATGGATGCAAAGTTTCAGGTCAGCGCCAACCGAGTTGGTCCAATGCTGACCTAAAGGTGTCCctctggggacaaggacagtcACCGTCCCGTGACCGATCGCGGGCAAGCAGCGCCCATTGTTCCTCTcggtctttttttccctgttttttttttcctttttctatccCACATTCCTGCTTCTTTTACACTCTGATTTTTGGCCCTTCCCAAAGGCCAGGAACAGTTGCATGCTACCGGTGGGGTTTGGTGACTTTGGCCATGCACGTAAGGCATGTGCTCTCTTCATGCGCGTTCTCGGGAGTGGGAAGTTCACGCGCAAGAGGAGCTCAATGTGGATCTGTGTGACCttttttggaaaaggaaatgatACAGGGAGGTAGAATAAACCCTCCCGTGGCCCTCCACCTGctgaggcagcaggagaggccGTGGGGCCTCTGCCAGAGTCTTTGCACGCATCCTCTTCTCCTTAAAGGAGCAGATTCGTAACCCAGCTTGTTCTGTGCAGTGAAGGGGAGTGAGGCCAACGGCGCTAGAGAGGTGCCGGGGCTCTTCTgggcctcagggaaacatcacGGCGCCGAGAGGCCTCTGCTTCACTCCGGACGTCACTCTGTACTTGGGCCTTGCTGGAGCCAGGGGCCACATAGGTGAGAGGCCCAGCTCCTGTTTTTCTCAACCAGCCCCGTCAATTCTTCGCTGACTTCCAGCAAGTCTGCAGCACATCTGGCGTTCAGCGCAGTGACCGAGCACTGGAGCACATTGcccagaggttgtggagtctccctcgcCGGAGATAGTCAAGAGCCCTCCGAACGCAATGCTTTGCAATGCACAGCAGGAAGggcctgctggagcagccctggacaAGATGATCTCACCGGTGGTCCTTTCAAATGGGAACTCGTCTGGGATCCTGAGATCGGCATCTTTGCACAAGGGGAAGCTCTCAGAGGGAAAATGGACCCTAAGACAGAGCTGGGGGCAGTCACAGTCCAGGTGGTAATGGGACTCTCTctcacaaggcccctggccacGGCCTCTTCAGCCTCATCGGCTTGGACTCCCCGAGCGTGCTTTTGCTCTGGAGGACAGGTGTGGCAGCAATTCCCAGGGCCGACTGAGCAGTGCCTTCTCCATGTTCTGCACGCTCAGGTCTGTGTCAGCTCCTCCCTGAGGACTAGATTCTGCACACAGACCCCAGAGAACACAAAAAGGAATGGCAGTATTTGCTCTTGCGTGCTCCCCGAGCCGCATAGCCAACCTGGTCATCACTGGATGCAGTGCTGAGGAGACTGTTGGGAcgacactgctgctgctgctgtcgaTGGCAGAGTGCTGCTGCACAGcgctttcccttccctctctgtaTCCCACActctcccctcttttcccctgtaCTATCAGGTGGttctctgctgccagctgccagtCCCACAAGCACAGCATCAAGCAGGCAAACCTCTTTCAAGGATCATTTTTGAGGATTCTTCTTAACCACTTTCGCAGGTCCATATACTCGCTCATCGCCTGTGAATGGGCAGCCGGATCCATCACCATGTGATGGAAGAGATTGCACGTCCTGGCCATTTGCACCTCTGGGGGCAAACTGATCTCCCCAGGGAGCCTCTGGTTGCCCAAAATAAAGTGGTTGAGGCATCTCACTTCCACGCTTAAGCGCAGGCTCTCGCTGATATCCACCAGTCGCCTCACGAAATTTCTCCTGCGCCACCGTGACACAGGTATGATGTTTAGGAGGTGCATAACAATGGTCTTTGTGGTGTAGGTGGAAATGCCTAAGCCCAGCTGAAGACGGGTGAAGAACTGCAGGCATTTGAGGTGCAAGCTGTCAGGGGGGGCCAGCCTGGCAATGTACTTGAAGAACTTCACCTCTGCCACAGCGTAGGTCTCAGGCCACGTTGTGCTTGGGGTGCAGGCCTGTCTAGGCTGGCTGCTCACAAAGACGTCCGAGTCGCCTTGCCGCACCCCGAAGAGCACCTCAATCCGGAAGCTTTCTCTGCCCTTGGTCACCTGGAATTGGCAGGAGCgtttggagggcagcagcactAAACGCCAGGCGTGCGACTGAGGCAAAGCTGGCCAGACGGCTCTCACCAGCTGGTAGAACCAGCGGGCTGTTTTCTGCACATCGAGGTAGGCGCCGGTGCACAGGGTGTGAAGGAGGCTGGGATCCTGATTCCTCCTCAGCTCCTCCTCGGGgtggtgcaggaagcacagCATCTTCTcaccctgctgctccctcgTGCAGGTGCACTCCAGCTGCACACGGACACGGAAGTTCCTCACGTGCCTCTGCCCCTCAGTGTCCAGCTCCAGGTGGAAGGTGTGCCCTCGGGGAGGAGTCATGGGCACGAGCACACGGTACACAACATCCTGCTCGCGGGGACTCCAACCTTcaaaggcactgcccaccccaATGGCTCGTTGCAGGACCGGGTAGAAACTGCCAGACAAGACGTGGCCAAAGTAAATTGTGAAATTGGTCATCAGTTCAGTTGTCCACTCACAGCCGTTCTGCAGGTCCTGTACAGGCCACTGTATGCGCTCCATTAAAATCCTTCCTCTGTTATCTTCAATATCACGCTGTCCTCCTTCGGCTTCACGTGCATCATTATTGttgttttctgcatttgcaGCCGCAATGACAACTTCATTTCCAGCACCATCTTCGTTTGCAGCACCACCGCCGACTTCCTCTACGTTGCCATCATCATTGTTGTCTTCCTCCCGATTCGCATCATTGTTGTCTTCCTCTTCATTTCCAACAGCTTCTTCTTCGTTTGCATCCACATTTCTCACTTCCTCTTCATTTCCAACAGCTTCTTCTTCGTCTGCATCCACATTTCTCACTTCCTCCTCATTTGCAccattgttttcttcttcaggctCCTCTCTCCTCAGGCTCCTTTCCCTCCAGATAAACCATAGGGCcgagagaaggagcaggagcccAGCAACGGCCCAAACCTGCCAGTGTTGCAAGGCAGACCAGAGCAGCTCTCGCCAGGCCCCTCCCCTCTGCTTCAGGGTGAGCTGATCCACTTCCCATTCCAGAAGAGTCTTCTCCACTTCCTGGCTTATCGCACGTGCTTCCATGCGCAGACGCATCGCCTCGTCCAATCCATCACCCACGGGCTGCAGGTACTGGACTAGGCTTTGCAAGAGCAAGAACCACAATACCAAGGGACCCATGGTCTGCAGGAGGATGGAGAGAAGGCCTTGAGTGGggcggggagggaggcagccggcagtgggggcagcagggacgggAATGACAGGGGCCTGGGGCCAGGAAGGACAGGGCCCCAGACAGCTGGCAGGCAGCAAGGCCTGTCccgctgccccagcagcagcagcagcagcagcagcagcagcagcaccgtgcctgcccaaggctctcccgtgaggggctgtccctgccctgtgcaggtGGAGAACCCTCCCCCGGGTGCAGCGTTTCTgccccagcccttgtccccagcccagcctccccgCCACGTGTGCACTCACCGCTTGCCCAAGCAATACAGGGCCAGCGTTACCTGCTGGGGCCTTTGATAGCtgcccccattgtgacacaTCGCCCGTGATGTCACAGGAGCCACAGCACATcacagccaggccagccccaccctttgtgcccagcccagctcagccactCAGAGTGGCCCTGGTGAACTGCTTAAGGCTGCTTTTGAGTGAATCTTCTTCTAAGAACTTCCCTTGGTCtttcctttgtctttcttaTCAGCTGCCCTCCATTGCCAGTCTCATAGATACCCATGTTGGAAGGCACCCTCGAGGATCATTGAGTCTAAGCCTTGACTCCACACTGGTTCAGCCACACTTAAATCTCTGAGTTGTCgaggttgaaaaagaccctgAAGATCGCACAGTCCAACTGCAAACTTAACGCTGCCTACTCCACCAATCAGCCAGctccccaaatgccacatccacacaacGTTTAAACCTTTCTGAGGTGCTGACTCAgccatttccctgggcagcctgtttgcAAGCTTGAGACCCTCTTTATTGAAGGAATATTTCCTAGAGATCCAATCTAAAGCTCCCgtggtgcaacttgaggtcatttcctctGCTCACATTGCTTGTTCCCTGGGCTAATAGAATGACCCCCACCTAGCTACAACCTCCCTTCAGGGACCACCTGCACTGTGTCAGGAGCTTGGGCTGTGAAAGCAGCTCCTCGCAGAAGAGAGAAAGGTGATGCTTTTGCACTGGCATtcctgtgatccagtgggaccAAACGGGTTGTCGCTGGGCAGGAGAGTTTCAGGCTGCCAGGAAGCGTTTCCACGTGAGGAGAACCTTTCTGCCAAATACATCAACCAAGGGAAGCCACGCCCTTccaagcagaagggaaaaaatcagaattttcctTGTAGAAAATGGAAAGGTTTGGAGTGCAAGTCAGTGCTGGAATGTGCCCGCATGTCCGTGTGGGTTTTGCTAAGCTGCAAGGCCAGACGGGGAAGATGGGATCCCTGCACCCAAAGGTTACGCTGCAGCCAAAAAGGGTATTAAGTAAAAGAATGAAAGTTGTTGGTTCTGTCCTCTGTTTGCTGTTATCTGTGGCTTGGGTTTGTTCCGGTGGATCTGTTGGCTGTTGCtgagtgctgggagaggggcagggctgAAGAGCTGACCGAAAAAGGAGGGCGGatgagaggggaggggacagaaaagTAAGCGGTGCTTAGAGAATGGAAGTTCCTGAGAAGCCGTCCCATGGGAAACGGGACAGGGACCTCCCCCGGCTGCGAAAGGgtaggaaaagcagcagttttgtTGGAGGGGGTGTGTGCTCGGCTCAGCTGACTCGTTACAAATAACCAGTTTGCTCTTGCTTCCAAGAATTTGTCCGCACTCCAATGCATCGGAAAGTAACGAGTGGAAGGCTAGAGAAGAACGCTGCCTGTGCTCCTGATCCCTTCAACACTCAGCGCAAGGAGCTTGAGTGTGGGCCGGCTTCTCCTTGAGGACGCGTCCGTCCGTGCTGGCTGAAGCCCCGTCTCCCTTCTGGCTGGGTTCCCCTTGCAGAGCCTCAGCCCCGTTGTGTCCGGGCCCctggggaggtgggagagtGCCAGGGGAGAGGTGCGCGCCGTGTAAGCATTGCCCCTGTCTGGTGCCCCTGGGGAGGTGCGTGCGGTGCCGGCGGTGCCCCTGTCCCTTATGTCGCCGTGTTCAGGTGGGCGCGGAGAGGACgggggctcctgcctgccccgCGTCCTGTCTGCCTGTggggcctgtgccagggcagccgggctgtgactgcagccgtgTGTCCCCCTCTCGCTGTGCCcggcactgccggccctgcTCCCGGAGCCCTGTCCCCGGGCAGAGCCGTTCCCTCGCCGGGCGCAGCCCCATGGGGGGCTCCCCATGCtgcggcctggcctggccccagAGCAGGAAGGCCCCTGCGGGTGGCACCGGGCTGGCGGCGTGTCCCCAGCCGGCTGCGCCCGGGCAGCGGCCTCAGCCGTGCGGGATGCAGAGCTGCGGGAGCCCACGGCTCTGTGCCGGCCGCACACC
Proteins encoded in this region:
- the LOC138110914 gene encoding inositol 1,4,5-trisphosphate receptor-interacting protein-like 1, with the protein product MGPLVLWFLLLQSLVQYLQPVGDGLDEAMRLRMEARAISQEVEKTLLEWEVDQLTLKQRGGAWRELLWSALQHWQVWAVAGLLLLLSALWFIWRERSLRREEPEEENNGANEEEVRNVDANEEEAVGNEEEDNNDANREEDNNDDGNVEEVGGGAANEDGAGNEVVIAAANAENNNNDAREAEGGQRDIEDNRGRILMERIQWPVQDLQNGCEWTTELMTNFTIYFGHVLSGSFYPVLQRAIGVGSAFEGWSPREQDVVYRVLVPMTPPRGHTFHLELDTEGQRHVRNFRVRVQLECTCTREQQGEKMLCFLHHPEEELRRNQDPSLLHTLCTGAYLDVQKTARWFYQLVRAVWPALPQSHAWRLVLLPSKRSCQFQVTKGRESFRIEVLFGVRQGDSDVFVSSQPRQACTPSTTWPETYAVAEVKFFKYIARLAPPDSLHLKCLQFFTRLQLGLGISTYTTKTIVMHLLNITPVSRWRRRDFVRRLVDISESLRLSVEVRCLNHFILGNQRLPGEISLPPEVQMARTCNLFHHMVMDPAAHSQAMSEYMDLRKWLRRILKNDP
- the LOC138110915 gene encoding inositol 1,4,5-trisphosphate receptor-interacting protein-like 1, which codes for MGPLVLWFLLLQSLVQYLQPVGDGLDEAMRLRMEARAISQEVEKTLLEWEVDQLTLKQRGGAWRELLWSALQHWQVWAVAGLLLLLSALWFIWRERSLRREEPEEENNGANEEEVRNVDADEEEAVGNEEEVRNVDANEEEAVGNEEEDNNDANREEDNNDDGNVEEVGGGAANEDGAGNEVVIAAANAENNNNDAREAEGGQRDIEDNRGRILMERIQWPVQDLQNGCEWTTELMTNFTIYFGHVLSGSFYPVLQRAIGVGSAFEGWSPREQDVVYRVLVPMTPPRGHTFHLELDTEGQRHVRNFRVRVQLECTCTREQQGEKMLCFLHHPEEELRRNQDPSLLHTLCTGAYLDVQKTARWFYQLVRAVWPALPQSHAWRLVLLPSKRSCQFQVTKGRESFRIEVLFGVRQGDSDVFVSSQPRQACTPSTTWPETYAVAEVKFFKYIARLAPPDSLHLKCLQFFTRLQLGLGISTYTTKTIVMHLLNIIPVSRWRRRNFVRRLVDISESLRLSVEVRCLNHFILGNQRLPGEISLPPEVQMARTCNLFHHMVMDPAAHSQAMSEYMDLRKWLRRILKNDP